Genomic window (Flavobacterium oreochromis):
GATCTAGCTTTAGATGGAGTCTTATCTTTACAAGAAGTGAGCAAATTAGTTATTGATGAATTTGATGAAATGCTAAATTTAGGTTTTCGCCCTCAAATTACTTCAATTTTAAGCATGTTAAAATCTAAACGCCAGAATATTCTTTTTTCTGCTACTATGACTGATGAAGTAGATGAAATGCTAAACGATTATTTTGACTTTCCAGAAGAAATTACACTTTCTAAATCAGGTACTCCAATAGAAAAAATACAACAATTATCATATCATGTTCCTAACTTTAATACTAAAGTAAATTTATTAAAGCAGTTATTACAAACAGATGAGTCTTTAGAAAGAATTCTAATATTTGTCAATAATAAAAAAATTGCAGATATGCTTCATGATAAAATTGAAGTTGAATTCCCTGAACAATTTGGTATTATTCATTCTAATAAATCTCAAAATTATCGTCTGCTTACTATGTCTTCTTTTCAAAGAGGCGAAATAAAAGGTATTATTACTACTGATGTAATGGCTAGAGGGTTAGATATTTCCAACATTACACATGTCATAAACTTTGAAATGCCCGAAATTCCAGAGCAATATATTCATCGTATTGGTAGAACTGGACGTGCAGATAGTGAAGGTATTGCTATTAGTTTTATTACACCTAGAGAAGAAGATATCAAAATAGAAGCTGAAATGCTAATGAACCTTGAAATTCCTATTTTAGAGTTTCCTGAAAATGTAGAGATTTCAACACAATTAATAGGTCCTGAAAAAGAAA
Coding sequences:
- a CDS encoding DEAD/DEAH box helicase, producing the protein MSSFEQFNLPKSLQKALDELKFVTPTPIQEKSFNVIMSGRDVMGIAQTGTGKTFAYLLPLLKQYKFAQTYNPRMMILVPTRELVVQVVDEIEKLTQYMSVRTLGIYGGVNINTQKNQVYQGIDILVGTPGRVMDLALDGVLSLQEVSKLVIDEFDEMLNLGFRPQITSILSMLKSKRQNILFSATMTDEVDEMLNDYFDFPEEITLSKSGTPIEKIQQLSYHVPNFNTKVNLLKQLLQTDESLERILIFVNNKKIADMLHDKIEVEFPEQFGIIHSNKSQNYRLLTMSSFQRGEIKGIITTDVMARGLDISNITHVINFEMPEIPEQYIHRIGRTGRADSEGIAISFITPREEDIKIEAEMLMNLEIPILEFPENVEISTQLIGPEKEKQKIKHLLKKPKISENSAFQEKSEKNKKVNLGGPGKRKPRKTAPRNRAVERKRRKTKEKIIKLKEWKRLS